The sequence ACTCAGGTTGGCTGTGTCTCCTGTAGGAGTGTCCACAAACTGGCCTCTCTTCAGAAAGTCAAAATGCTTCCCCCAAAGAAAGCCCAGAGCTTCCTGTACCCCTTCAGTGAGCTGGAGGTCCACCTGGACAGGTAAGTCTAAAAGGTTTGACCAGCCTTTATGggctgcatgtttttattttgtctgaagCAGGAGTCGACGGATATTGTTtgttcagggccgatactgatacagattattagtagttattGAGACCAAAAAGCGacatttggaactgatatgcatttagctactttttaattttttttttcttaataaagtcaagtgaaaaaattaaaaaatgagataaagctccctgaggttttacaaagtaatagttcctcccatgctgatgCTGTCTTTGTGCAGACAGCCTTCCCTgctgttggttgagtgtaatactcCCATTCTgcacatattttctttcatgCATCCATCTGCAATATAACagtttagagagagagagtgagacaataggcaggtttccactaaccctcaaactgtgcaaattgaaattgcaaatataaaacgtGTTTAATGGAAACAGGTCATGATTATCTTCAACTATTACACGTGAAACACTTTGGATCGCGATTAAtgattttcagttatttaaatgtttgatttataaTGTGATGGAATGTAAACCTGTTATTCAAAAAAGCTACACTACTTAGTAAatacagacatgtttttttgttgattttattttcatatccTGATTCATATTGTTTGGTCCCTTGTTTTGATGCTATTTTCAGGTCAGTGGACAGGACACCGTTCCAGCTCTTCCATCCCAGTTTAGAAGACATGGTGAAAGCAGAAAAGTTCTTTGTATCTTCTCCATCTCATAAGATTGATTACCACGTCTCTGCAGAGAGGATGGAGCATATACCTGCAATGAAACCTCCAGAGGTCAGTGGGCAGCCTCAGTCACACTGATAACACcttgtgcaatttcttttttacaccTTATGAAATACAGAACAAAAAGGCTGGAgcaaatctgttttattttccttcagaaacatggggagaatGTAATAAGCCTCTTAAGAAGACATGGCTAAAAAAATTAGTGGaaaagttacagaaaattacccccaaatcacccccaaatatgaaaaaacataaacaaacaagaaaattacttaaaaatttgCTGGAAAAAgtgtcataggtcaaaggttatGGTCACCTTGacctgtctttctctttcttgtgaaagtgacatctcaagaacaccttggtgtaggttttttttttttaatttggcacaaacgtccactcggactcaatgatgaactgattaaattttgatggtcaaaggtcactgtgatcttgctTTTGTCTCATCCTTGTGAACGCAGTAAGAAATGCCTTGAAGGAATtcccttaaatttggcacaaacgtcaaaCTCAGTGATGGcgtggttagattttggtggtcaacgGTCGCTGTGACCTAACAAAGCATGTGTTTGGCTGTTATTCCGGAAATAAAAGACTTATTATTAATACTTATACTTATATTAATTATATGGAAATAGGGTAGTATTCaagttctttttaaataaatgagcaGAACTCTTTGTGGATGTTATGACTGTCAGactggattttttatttttttattgttttagaattttttaatttaaatgaagaaaaccaatgacatacagaaaatgtaatCACAGACATTATATATGCATGTACAAACAGGgacaaagacagaagaagaagaaacattaaagaaaaaaattactggatgaataaataaatcactgaaAGTTCACGAATCATTCAAAATTAATAAGTTGATAAATCAAGtaattttatgttacagtaaaaactAAGTGAGCAGGTGAgacaaatgtagaaaaaaaagaaaaacattctttattttatgtatttaatcaCTTTGTCCCATCTTTCTTCAgatatatgtatttaatttgtaattCTCATAGTAATCTTCTCCATTTCATATATGGCATTCGCAAGATCTTTCCATTTAATTGAGTaaattcttttctttcttttctttgtttaattattGCTGCCCTTATTATTTAAGACAAATGTGATTCTTTCTTCCCAGTTTCTTCAGATATTTTCCAGAGAATTAGGGTGCCACaaaatttagttattttcttttactgtcaGACTGGCAAGTCTCAAACTTTTTCAACTTGCTGTAGTCCTTTTTTTCCAGTCCAGACATCGGACTAcagcttattttttaattttttttattttgtaatgccCTGCTGTCGTTAAGAAGGCTggaagtcccccccccccccccccccccccccccccccgccggAAACACCACAGCAGTCAGGATTAAGTTTGTTCAACTTTTAAACTTCTGGTTGCTCACATTGCCCTTCCTCGACCCAACCCAAACTGTGGAAACtcagtatgttaaaaaatgtatcgtAATGTCTCTTTACCCTCCTGCAGCCTCATCCATAATTAAGCCGGAGTTGACAGTTGATAATAAATGAGCAGATTTATAACCTCATGGACAGCAGTGTTCACCGGAGGGCTCAGAATGGAACATTGTGTTGACAGACAGCGGGGAGTCTTTGGCATGCCGAGTTAGTTACCACTCTCCGCTCTGTCAAACGATGATGTATTCGTAGCTTTACTGGCAGCAGAAGCCTCCATCCATCTGTCTTGTCTAAGAGACGGATGATCCGATGTCATGTCCGGTGGGGACTCTGCGGTCGTTGGTGCCGCAGTGACAAAATGGTAGCAGCCAGCCGCAGCAGCCCGAAACGGTCAGATCAGGAATGCAGGTTCAAATATTCATTGAATAAAGAAGAAGGAAGAGGAAAATACTTCAGCACAAACTCACAGAGATCATTGAATTCCTGTCAGGAGCATTAACACATAGCTTAGAATTCAACACAGTttttccaaacctttttttcaggtgtgtttcatCGGCAGAAGCAACGTAGGCAAGTCGTCCCTCATCAAAGCTCTCTTCTCACTGACTCCCGAGATAGAGGTCCGAGTCTCCAAAACTCCAGTGAGTAGTCTTAACCCGCGTACAGTATTAGTTTGAGTTTAAAGGTCTGGCATGTATagttttatttaacccttagggcccgctttaatatcacacacataTTGCTCTGCACACTaaatgagcttttcaaaatcaagttttaaaacacattatacatttacattatttactactttcagtagtagtagttttttttaaccagaatcagtcctaattataaatattaaatatttattatttttcagaattttaaccctttaaaggccaggtttttgttgtgatgccactgtggtttaaaaaaaaccccacaaaaaaagaattattttcaatatacttcatgttaagtacatttaaaaaaaatgttattattataacagcCAGGGATATGTCAACAATTAGCAGCAGTATTGATTTATATACATTagaatttttttgtattgtctTAAATATTCACACTCATACCACTCTGCACACAGAATgcgctttttaaaaatcaggctCTAAAagatattatacattttataatattttatcatttttattataacatttttatttataagtttttttttattcaatatcagtcctaatcataaatattcacaaatatttattattcttcAGAATTTTGACCCtctaaatgtcaggttttttttatgatgccaCTAAGTTtttagatgggaaaaaaaatccactacatgtcaagtagatttttttttttgttttgtttttgtttttgatgatctCAGCCTtgaatatgtcagtgattagcagcagcattaattgtgacagtgcacctagtcgaaatagcatatattttctccacatgccaaatatggttaaaaaaataaataaatacataaataaagatgtCATTCGGtggaaaatggttaaaatgacaaattcaagtctaaagcccagaatgacacccaaaaataatacaatgcatgtttttacactttgatggctgtgggatcaaacattgcagtttgaatgggtttcaacagagcattttttgcatttaacaggatgtaactatttagtttccacagtgtattttagactttttgtaagagctgagctggaaattccaagatttaacaaaaatacacaattttgccaaaaattgtgccatatgcatgaacatagccagaattatcaaaaaatgatgaatgaaaagtatgtaaaatgcaccaaacagtccctgagggttaaagTAATCTTGCAATATGCTTGCAGATTAAGTGGCTGAGGAACTTGGGTATGTTAACACAGCCTTTATACTGAAGTCCCTTtcctactgcacaaaaaacctacGAACATCCTCTAATATCTGACTCTGTAATGTTTTcggaaaggttacaatcacgATTCACataaaatgactctgcagtagtcacaggtattcaTGCGCtctgatcagcattgatggaaatacaacacccaGGGAATATGCGCTAATTTTAAGCCTTTTACAGGTGAGATGCAATGAGGTGCTGCTGTTTATTGTTTCCCCAAAAATTATCTTAGATGCAGtgttgaaaacagaaataatgacattaaaagTGGAACACTGTTCACACAGCTGAGCAGAATAAAAtgataacagtttttttgtctttctttgtttttcctcctcaggGTCACACAAAGAAGATGAATTTTTTCAGAGTTGGCAAAGCGTTCACCATCGTTGACATGCCCGGCTACGGACACAGAGCGCCCAAAGACTTTGTGGATATGGTGGAGCCGTATCTGTACACGAGGAAAAAGTAAGACATTTACTTTAGTCAGCCACCTGGGGGATGAAGAGCAGAGTCACAGAGtgtcagcacaaacacagagaataAATAACCTTTACACTCATGTGATTGATGTGTGGAGGACCAAAGGAAGACTCTCACTAACCATCTGTCTGGCAGTGAATACAAAAAGGTGAAGTATCATATCACTCAGACTGCGCTGCAAAAGGCTGGGAGGGATCAGTGTGGAAATAAAGTAAGTTCTGCTGGGATCTGACTTAGTTTATTTCAGGACTCCGTAATATTAGCTGACTGGCTCCCTCAGGATTGTGCTACCTGTAGATGTCCTGTACCTGTAAAAACAGTGCTTGAAACCAGGGACTGAGGAAATGCTACCAAAAGTGAGGACACAGCAGTGGCAGGATCAAACCTATAAACAGAaagatcaaaataaataaataaataaaatggtaaaagtaataataaaaagatgaataattaaaatactcaaactgtgAATAAGaggtaaataaaatatgtgcacacaataaaataataaatgaatatgttaaattttaaaatgatataggaaatagtaaaactgtgaaacagactaaaatgtataaatacgGAAATAgataataaagtaaataaagtttgactgaaagccaaactaaaaaggaaggtcttgagtttgcttttaataaaatattatgacTTTGTCCACAAGGTGGTGCTGTGTAACCGCTGCACTGTGTGGTAGAATTTGTGTTTTGAGaattttgggaaagaaaatgaatcatGTAGCACAAAAATGATCTGAGACAGCTGCTCTGTGCCTGGAGATCTATGTTGGGAAACCTttcagtttgaatttttttttaaattattttgaataattgtgtttccttattttttgACACAACTTGCAGGTTTCCATCAACCAATAACTGCTGTCAACATCACAACATATGAATATCAGGGCAGTCAAAGATgggtttaattaaaaacatcaaaatcaacAGTAACATTACAGAGaagtaaccaaaaaaaaaatacacttgcaCCTCTTTAATGTTTCTTAACCCTTACCTGCCACTAACTTCCATCAGacaggtagaaaaaaaatcatatatttctAGCTAAGTTGGGGGCCTCCTCCATCAAACATAACATGTCCTGTATAAGGACTGACCAGTATTGTTCTTTCAGGGCCGATATCGATACTGaatattagtagttaatgagaccaataaccgatcgaaaaatgaaaaatctttctgtcaatatttagaatttggaatataacgaactccaacacaaaactttgtttaaatgcctttagcaaatgtttaatcaaaactgaaactttcagcatCATAGCAAGATTCCAACAACGTTTTgttaaagtcaagtgaaaatttaaataaaaattcataaaccaaaatagctccctgaggttttacaaagtaaaagctcctcccatgctgacactttctttacgcctttttattcaattttttcgatgactataaaaataaaatctgtaaaatgctaaatatcGCCCCCAGtaatcagccaggctgataatctgtcgacccctggTGCTGCACCGTTCATCCTATCAATCTCATCTAGCAGCAGAGAGttgtattgtgtttgtttttgttttttttaatgatggtgGGAGTCTTCTCATCAGTGCTATCCataatttgctttttgtttctatCTAACGTGTCTTTATGCACGACAGTCTGGTGAGGACGTTCCTGCTGGTCGACGGCAGTGTGGGTCTGCAGAAGACTGACCTGATCGCCCTGGAGATGTGTGAGGAGCTCAGATGTCCATATGTGgtaggaaacacacacacacacacacacacacacacacacacacactttctcaatAAATGGTAAAATCATATCTAATAATTTGTAAAAGATTGCCAAAAAtagacttttacttttaagatCTCAGCCGGAAAGCAGAGTATATGGAGAAAACTAAAGGAAACTTTTAGAGATtctaatattatatatacagtgaTTTGACATTATGCATTCCAAACAATGAATCTGTTAATGACAAATTTAATTGTCAGATAGATGGATTCTGAAACTGATGGTTAATGCAGCCCTACTGCCGAGGacacactgcctgtgtgagctGTACAGGTGCATTGTggaacctgttgttttttattttggtcttcACAGGTCAGAGCCACACTGCCACGCTCAGCTGCAGAACAtcgaacattttttttccagcgtGACGTACGCAGTTttcagctaaaataaaaaatggtggaaaatgGTCTCACATTATACCGTTATACCTTTTATGAcactttcaatgtttttatcacagacatgaagaaatacaaatatatgttttagtTAACCTTTCtggtttctgtttcaaaataaaagccctctgacaacgtTTACTTtgacagaatcccttcagttgttactgtgaaatatttgcaggaccgtgGTGGTGACAGTACAGTGGCTGCACGGCTTTCGAAATTAGTGACGTATTGGCTTCTAATTATAGAAATACAGTACTCATGGCAgaaggcagctctgcagcagcaccacagCAACAACGGCGTCAGTGAGCGTgcaagctgcagcagctcagccaGGTATTCGTCAAgtgctgctcatgcaggcagtATGTCCTGGGCCTGAAACTTTGGATGAATGCTGCATCAGAAGCACACAGACGATACAGACGatacacacagatgtttttttagggttttttttatgttttatttgtacaaaaAGATATTTATACAGCATCATATAGCATCCATATCATATCACACTTTTGTacagagtatttttttcctcaaaaaacCACTAACTCAAAGGCAACCTGACAATGCTCATCGTCTAGACTCTCAAATATTAAAAGCACTTGTCATGTCGATAGAAACTAGACAAGCAAACAAAACTTATGTCACGAGATCacatcatagaaaaaaaacagaattaatattgaaataataataacaatgaaatgaaagtaGCCAAATGTTTTATGATACGTCTATTATTGTATCTAAGTAATGTTAAACAATATTAGGAAAGCGATCCCCTTACTTAAGTCATCCTCTCAGTCACGGCCAGTAAAGGTCCTCAAACCTTCATAAATACATcctcttttatgttgtttttttttttcttttacaatctCTTATCAGATAGCAATTTGGTGTGTGACATGTTGTTACACGCGTGTTACAAGCTATAAAGCCCAGATTATGGGAACACACAGTACCTGCCTGTAACCTGAAAAACTGcaccacaaacacagaacacacaaaccTCAACCCAGCTCAAAAACAAGCAGATTAACCCTTGAGTGACTGTTTGGCgtattttacatgcttttcatttgtcattttttgatcattttgtctgtgatcatgcatatggcaaaaaaattggcaagattgtgtatttctgtttaatcACTGAagttccagctcagctcctacaataaatctaaaatacactgtggaaacgaaatagttacattcagactgttaagtgcaaagcatgcaccactgaaacccattcaaactgacattttacagtcatcaaagcaaaacaattcatgcattgtattatttcaggGTGTAATTCTGGActtttaccttgaatttgtcattttgactattttccacatgataacatcattttaaccatatttggcatatggagaaaatacatgctatttccactaggtgcactgtcataATCGATggtgctgctaatcattgacatatcccaggctgtcagcatcaccaaaaaaaatctaattggcatgtagtatgttgaaaataattcatttttgtgtgtgtgtgttttttagctaaaacatagtggcatcctgacaaaaacctggtatttaaagggttaaaattttgaaaattaattaatatttgatattcgtGATTAGTACTGATAATGGCTAAAAAGAAATTTACTCAgtaaaagtggaaaataataaggtataatatttttttagcctgattttgaaaagcttgTTTTGTGTACGGAGaggtatgagtgtgagtatttgacactaaacaaaaaacaataatgtctaaaaatcaatgttgctgctcatcactgacatatccctgGCTTAATATTAAGAAAAATCTGCTTCACAtgtaatactgaaaataattcctgtttttgtgttgtttttaatattaatgattAGGACAGCTGTtggttaaaatattaaaaaataaaagtagcaaatagtattaatgtataatgttttattaaagcaTGATTTTCAAcaatgcattttgtgcacagagcgatacaagtgtatgtaatattaaagcaagCCAAACGGGTTAAATTATGAAAGCTGTGGAGAAAAGAAACCATTGAAACAGGTGTGCAGGAACACGTGAAA is a genomic window of Plectropomus leopardus isolate mb chromosome 10, YSFRI_Pleo_2.0, whole genome shotgun sequence containing:
- the gtpbp8 gene encoding GTP-binding protein 8 isoform X2 gives rise to the protein MFCLRLSLRLQPGTQVGCVSCRSVHKLASLQKVKMLPPKKAQSFLYPFSELEVHLDRSVDRTPFQLFHPSLEDMVKAEKFFVSSPSHKIDYHVSAERMEHIPAMKPPEVCFIGRSNVGKSSLIKALFSLTPEIEVRVSKTPGHTKKMNFFRVGKAFTIVDMPGYGHRAPKDFVDMVEPYLYTRKNLVRTFLLVDGSVGLQKTDLIALEMCEELRCPYVVRATLPRSAAEHRTFFFQRDVRSFQLK
- the gtpbp8 gene encoding GTP-binding protein 8 isoform X1; this translates as MFCLRLSLRLQPGTQVGCVSCRSVHKLASLQKVKMLPPKKAQSFLYPFSELEVHLDRSVDRTPFQLFHPSLEDMVKAEKFFVSSPSHKIDYHVSAERMEHIPAMKPPEVCFIGRSNVGKSSLIKALFSLTPEIEVRVSKTPGHTKKMNFFRVGKAFTIVDMPGYGHRAPKDFVDMVEPYLYTRKNLVRTFLLVDGSVGLQKTDLIALEMCEELRCPYVILVTKIDKCGQGVLLTNLLKLQDVVMTHTKSCFPQPFLVSSLHFWGIYLLRCFITHVTGHIRLADSSQI